A window of the Ipomoea triloba cultivar NCNSP0323 chromosome 14, ASM357664v1 genome harbors these coding sequences:
- the LOC116004954 gene encoding pectinesterase inhibitor 7 → MKTYVIAAFLLVTAVLHFRPPSAAALLDPYSASFVASPTATEDTEFIRNSCQTTMYPQLCYASLSGYASAVQQDTGRLARVAIGVSLKKAKRMAAYVNNLSRQADYGADHRAATALHDCFSTLGDSVDQMRDSLQQMKQLGSGAGAGAAGSAEELRFQLSNVQTWMSAAETNEDTCVDGFDDVAEGPLKSDVYDGIVKVKQVTSNALALVNAFANKIAIP, encoded by the coding sequence ATGAAAACTTACGTCATCGCCGCCTTTCTCCTCGTCACGGCGGTTCTCCATTTCCGGCCACCCTCCGCCGCCGCGCTCCTCGACCCATACTCCGCCTCCTTCGTGGCATCTCCGACCGCCACGGAGGACACCGAGTTCATCCGCAACAGCTGTCAAACCACGATGTACCCGCAGTTGTGCTACGCGTCGCTCTCCGGCTACGCCAGCGCCGTGCAGCAGGACACGGGGCGGCTGGCGCGGGTGGCCATCGGCGTGAGCCTCAAGAAAGCCAAGCGCATGGCGGCTTACGTGAACAACCTCTCGCGCCAAGCCGACTACGGCGCCGACCACCGCGCCGCCACCGCCCTCCACGACTGCTTCTCCACGCTCGGCGACTCCGTCGACCAGATGCGCGACTCGCTGCAGCAGATGAAGCAGCTCGgctccggcgccggcgccggagcCGCCGGCTCGGCTGAGGAGCTGAGGTTCCAGCTCAGCAACGTGCAGACGTGGATGAGCGCCGCCGAGACTAATGAGGACACGTGTGTTGATGGGTTCGATGACGTGGCGGAAGGGCCCCTCAAGTCCGACGTGTACGATGGGATTGTGAAGGTTAAGCAGGTGACTAGCAATGCGTTGGCTTTGGTTAATGCTTTTGCTAATAAGATTGCTATCCCATGA